In Lineus longissimus chromosome 13, tnLinLong1.2, whole genome shotgun sequence, one genomic interval encodes:
- the LOC135498377 gene encoding uncharacterized protein LOC135498377: MSMETHVSKVCSRAFFGLYKIRQIRGILTVGTTKTLVHAFVTSHLDYCNALLYGITKQQYGRLQRVLNAAARVTCLIPKFDRISPVLMRLHLLPVKARVEFKIPLLTYKAVHGAAPAYLTDMVQRRRGSAYSLRADAAFLLQEPRTRCIRFGDISFYKAAPLLWNGLPTHIRLAESKAAFGTILKAQHFRVYFKGA, encoded by the coding sequence ATGTCGATGGAAACTCATGTCAGTAAAGTCTGCTCTAGAGCTTTCTTTGGCCTCTACAAGATTCGTCAGATTCGCGGGATTCTGACTGTCGGCACCACCAAAACCCTGGTGCATGCGTTTGTTACATCTCACCTGGACTACTGCAATGCTCTCCTCTACGGCATCACGAAACAGCAGTATGGCAGGTTGCAGCGTGTTCTTAATGCTGCAGCCAGGGTTACATGCTTGATTCCCAAGTTTGACCGCATCAGTCCGGTTCTGATGCGGCTCCATTTGCTGCCTGTCAAGGCAAGGGTTGAGTTTAAGATACCCTTGCTCACATACAAGGCAGTCCATGGAGCGGCACCGGCTTACCTGACTGATATGGTACAACGCCGACGTGGGTCAGCCTATTCCCTCAGGGCTGATGCCGCTTTCCTTCTACAGGAGCCACGCACCAGGTGCATACGTTTTGGTGACATATCCTTCTATAAGGCGGCGCCACTCCTATGGAATGGGCTGCCCACTCACATTAGACTTGCGgagtcaaaggcagcttttggaACAATACTAAAAGCACAGCATtttcgagtgtatttcaaaggcgcctga